Proteins encoded by one window of Aspergillus puulaauensis MK2 DNA, chromosome 4, nearly complete sequence:
- the TAD3 gene encoding putative tRNA-specific adenosine-34 deaminase subunit Tad3 (COG:A;~EggNog:ENOG410PMF0;~InterPro:IPR016193;~go_function: GO:0003824 - catalytic activity [Evidence IEA]), whose translation MDAQEIIRGVQPLVGEVTPIKTVQETQPVEGYGDAYVAGVNVKSAAKVVKVLDAAFPRDPARPMNHLRRFAKQGNLPEPLHSILLNDSPSPQTIFLLISPPLPDVNRLQELLAPYVPTPETSESQSSDPAGQVKLHTIKVPTLPPLGQAQAEKWSKELWPVVYNPAAARATVSPPVQVLNRTREFIQPDAGRYLAFARKVAEEAEQSGRGRGVGAVVVDPDIVSRILDAGDDMDTKWADAIVAVAGDARYSRGEAGCPSTAELHTGEGPNPATKTYDADLEGGPDLHALMRSAEIIAYKRRAGDPDAENGKPSLSPLESYFLSQTDLTAPEPEPETRDTTPGVPEKYQKTGYDESQAVPISTSARGEKPESRIRPRSQGGYLCTDLDVYLTHEPCLCCCMGLLLSRFRSVTFPQRERMVTGGLASEPVITPVPVTDEATEHEGGSRPAHGQEEKLQDRLYYGLHWRKELNWRALGFEFVEDAESGDVTPATKEVVAFYA comes from the exons ATGGATGCCCAGGAGATCATCCGCGGCGTTCAGCCTCTTGTAGGCGAAGTAACGCCTATCAAAACTGTACAAGAAACCCAGCCTGTAGAGGGATATG GCGACGCCTATGTTGCGGGAGTGAATGTGAAAAGCGCCGCGAAGGTCGTAAA GGTCCTCGATGCTGCCTTTCCCCGCGACCCCGCCCGCCCCATGAACCATCTCCGCCGATTCGCGAAGCAAGGCAACCTCCCGGAACCTCTACACTCGATTCTCTTAAACGACAGCCCTTCGCCGCAGACTATATTTCTCCTAATCTCGCCACCTCTACCGGATGTTAACCGTCTCCAAGAACTCCTCGCCCCCTACGTCCCGACACCAGAAACCTCCGAATCACAGTCTTCAGATCCTGCAGGCCAGGTCAAGCTGCACACCATTAAAGTCCCCACACTCCCACCACTAGGCCAAGCGCAGGCTGAGAAATGGTCCAAGGAATTATGGCCGGTCGTTTACAACCCAGCTGCGGCACGGGCGACAGTCTCACCCCCAGTTCAGGTCCTGAACCGCACGCGCGAGTTCATTCAGCCAGACGCAGGCCGGTATCTAGCATTCGCGCGCAAGGTCGCCGAGGAAGCAGAACAATCCGGTCGAGGCCGGGGTGTCGGCGCCGTAGTCGTTGATCCGGATATCGTCTCAAGAATCCTAGACGCAGGAGACGACATGGACACCAAATGGGCGGATGCAATAGTCGCTGTAGCAGGTGACGCACGGTATTCTCGTGGCGAAGCCGGATGTCCCTCAACAGCTGAATTGCATACTGGTGAAGGCCCAAACCCAGCCACAAAGACATACGACGCAGACCTCGAGGGGGGGCCGGATCTGCATGCACTCATGCGCTCAGCTGAGATAATCGCGTACAAAAGACGGGCTGGGGACCCAGATGCGGAAAACGGTAAACCATCTTTATCCCCGTTAGAGTCATACTTCCTTTCGCAAACGGACCTTACAGCTCCAGAGCCCGAGCCTGAAACGCGAGATACAACCCCAGGCGTCCCAGAGAAGTATCAGAAGACTGGCTACGATGAGTCGCAGGCCGTTCCCATCTCAACATCTGCAAGGGGGGAGAAACCGGAGTCAAGAATCCGTCCGCGCTCGCAGGGTGGATACCTCTGCACCGACCTAGACGTGTACTTGACACACGAGCCTTGCCTGTGCTGCTGCATGGGTCTTCTCCTATCACGGTTCCGCTCTGTTACCTTTCCGCAACGTGAGAGGATGGTTACGGGAGGTCTTGCTTCTGAGCCTGTCATCACGCCTGTACCTGTTACTGATGAGGCGACCGAACACGAGGGAGGCAGCAGACCAGCGCATGGCCAGGAAGAAAAGCTGCAAGATCGATTATATTACGGTCTCCACTGGAGGAAGGAGCTGAACTGGCGGGCATTGGGGTTTGAGTTTGTTGAGGACGCTGAATCTGGAGATGTGACTCCGGCTACTAAAGAGGTGGTTGCATTTTATGCATGA
- the phoB gene encoding regulatory cyclin phoB (COG:S;~EggNog:ENOG410PHAD;~InterPro:IPR013922,IPR036915;~PFAM:PF08613,PF00134;~go_function: GO:0019901 - protein kinase binding [Evidence IEA];~go_process: GO:0000079 - regulation of cyclin-dependent protein serine/threonine kinase activity [Evidence IEA]), whose translation MLVSSPSPSAALRPSPSSPSTSQPQPPLSPCSTSFSRRLSSTSAAFAYHSQHYDSAADRSAVPGSPFTPRSSRVAIEELRSALKRHSVSTPPARPSGDLPCGRMSAGQTSLGGGISASESAALGPNAALPDYPDRPASNSSSVPASAPQAPAPPPRSSQVSSMPAPTSSTGSNKRNSPNDSPPSRAAAAELENLDLERSQSKRLRPDKPTVKHLPARYEFADPKDLVVLISSMLLELIRFNDKIPLHQGRLTRFHSRSPPRISVHDYLQRLTTHATLSPPILLSMVYYIDRLCALYPAFTVSSLTIHRFLITSATVASKGLSDSFWTNKTYARVGGISLTELALLELEFLFRVEWRIVPQPEVLNDYYQSLAERCDGYEIQSSA comes from the coding sequence atgtTAGTttcttcgccctcgccgtccgcCGCCCTTCggccttctccctcctccccttccacctcccagccccaacctcctctctctccatGCTCGACTTCCTTCTCGCGCCGCCTGTCGTCGACGTCAGCTGCCTTTGCTTATCATAGCCAGCATTATGACTCTGCCGCCGATCGATCTGCTGTGCCCGGTAGTCCTTTCACTCCCCGCTCCTCTCGTGTGGCCATTGAAGAGCTCCGGTCAGCTCTGAAGAGGCATTCGGTTTCTACTCCGCCTGCCAGGCCCTCAGGGGATCTTCCTTGCGGTCGTATGTCCGCTGGGCAGACCTCCCTTGGGGGCGGAATTAGCGCCTCCGAGTCTGCTGCTCTCGGTCCTAACGCCGCCCTCCCCGATTATCCCGACCGCCCTGCCAGTAACAGTTCGTCTGTTCCTGCATCTGCCCCTCAGGCCCCAGCTCCCCCTCCCCGGAGCTCGCAGGTGTCCTCAATGCCGGCACCAACCAGCAGCACGGGGTCCAACAAGCGTAACAGCCCAAATGATTCTCCTCCTAGCCGTGCAGCGGCCGCGGAGCTTGAGAATTTAGACCTCGAGCGTTCGCAGTCGAAGAGGCTACGCCCTGATAAACCCACCGTTAAACACCTTCCGGCTCGTTACGAATTTGCGGACCCCAAGGACCTAGTTGTCCTGATCTCGAGTATGCTATTGGAGCTTATTCGGTTCAATGACAAGATACCCCTGCACCAGGGTCGATTAACGCGTTTTCACTCACGCTCGCCCCCTCGGATTTCTGTGCATGACTACTTACAACGACTCACGACTCACGCGACTCTTTCTCCGCCCATTTTGCTAAGTATGGTGTACTACATCGACCGGCTTTGTGCGCTATACCCAGCCTTCACTGTCTCGAGTTTGACAATCCACCGGTTCCTGATTACCAGTGCGACTGTCGCGTCCAAAGGACTCAGCGATAGCTTCTGGACCAACAAAACCTACGCCCGAGTTGGAGGAATCAGTCTGACGGAATTAGCCCTTCTTGAACTAGAGTTTCTTTTCCGCGTCGAGTGGCGCATCGTCCCTCAACCCGAGGTTCTTAATGACTACTACCAAAGCCTGGCAGAAAGGTGCGATGGGTATGAGATCCAGTCCAGTGCCTGA
- a CDS encoding armadillo repeat protein (COG:S;~EggNog:ENOG410PG4B;~InterPro:IPR038739,IPR000225,IPR011989,IPR016024;~TransMembrane:1 (o878-895i);~go_function: GO:0005515 - protein binding [Evidence IEA]) has translation MTRAETPPILLQLQNADTLSSQTVALRDLKNETIGHDQRKETWVQLGLIPVLANVLASKSAGLQSDSKHRKLPGSREEGDDACLQAIILLGSLAQGGVPFLSPILSSNILPILLSILSSPDCPQSFVIPILRILNSVADRLPLQTQQQWPKDTRLADLLFSTEHIGCLARIIGQDYSTHGRLASIELAAGLIGKLCTEEVHKAVLADCGVLDALAVKVASFIVAQGFVFPGAENHLEDPGALRSLPPPAPRGAKLAPILRAVTVIIEQSKWRAEHFLSSPGIVTVFPRQIPEFAPSDIKKGPWGSTYLSGTAVPRHLGGTPLEYLLPSVPLTQLKSSASTSSFPPLGQYGHQRRQSHSFPTPLTSFDSPSAEDDENPVVPWLLYLVRAENGMTRLMAARLVTVLCRLGLTKKHRVSMLCYLLIPILLRMLDKDYDASEDGVQYGGLIPSTKRIKEEAPGVLAALVVDDQELQKHAVEGDAIKRLSQLLKETYNPVHEPSRSMWHAEEQPTTESLNANPPECRLGPAGYSPLNFHIMRYRENILKALAALVPFKDEYRKAVCDNGVVPYIIDSLKPFPNTLPAEPSHGNSTSDGNPTPTLLAACGAARMLTRSVSVLRTSLIDAGVSTPLFVLIRHPDIEVQIAATSVICNLALDFSPMKEAIISAEILPILCEHAHSSNTKLRIESLWALKHVAYNSKSDVKIKIIDGLGPDWIKQVISQDPTSVLAKRGPDEETDSSTPGGMSRANSAGERVDLLNPMDNLQEGDEEMADTLPTSKFSLDMFLPDTTRRRKLALHGDLDQTTQTRRDDIAAQEQTLDLLRNVVCGPDAPEMIDHLLKAIGQDFLLDALADKLRPRSIQLPHRRDSPNNRTLQVPTEILVAVTFFIIHLAAGLPWHRQLIVSHRDLLRYLMGYFNHSHRDVRTNCVWVVINLTYEDDASDREGCRKRALELRSIGVLDRLASLEHDSDLDVRERTKTALHLVNSLTHS, from the exons ATGACTCGCGCTGAGACGCCgcccatcctcctccagctaCAAAATGCGGATACCTTGTCCTCCCAAACTGTCGCTTTAAGGGACCTGAAGAATGAAACAATTGGCCATGACCAACGCAAGGAAACTTGGGTGCAGTTGGGGCTTATCCCCGTATTGGCCAACGTTCTTGCGTCCAAAAGTGCTGGGCTCCAGAGCGATTCCAAACACCGAAAGCTACCAGGCTCTAGGGAAGAGGGGGACGATGCCTGCCTACAGGCAATCATCCTTCTTGGTAGTTTAGCGCAAG GGGGTGTGCCGTTCCTATCCCCAATCCTTTCAAGCAACATACTTCcgatcctcctctccattTTATCATCTCCCGATTGTCCTCAATCCTTCGTTATTCCCATCCTCCGGATTTTGAATAGTGTGGCTGACCGGCTACCATTGCAAACTCAGCAACAATGGCCGAAGGATACGCGGTTGGCGGACCTTCTATTCTCAACAGAGCACATTGGCTGCTTGGCACGTATCATTGGACAGGACTATAGTACACATGGCCGCCTGGCATCTATTGAGCTTGCTGCGGGCCTCATTGGGAAGCTCTGCACAGAGGAAGTTCACAAGGCAGTTCTGGCGGACTGCGGGGTATTGGATGCCCTGGCAGTTAAGGTCGCGTCTTTCATAGTTGCACAGGGTTTCGTATTCCCAGGTGCCGAGAATCACCTAGAGGACCCGGGTGCACTGCGTTCGTTGCCGCCACCTGCGCCTCGTGGGGCTAAACTCGCGCCCATTCTACGTGCAGTGACGGTCATCATTGAGCAATCTAAATGGCGGGCGGAGCACTTCCTTTCGTCTCCTGGGATAGTGACCGTTTTCCCGCGACAAATACCTGAATTCGCTCCTTCCGATATCAAGAAAGGGCCCTGGGGATCCACGTATCTTTCGGGAACAGCGGTACCGCGGCATCTTGGGGGCACGCCTTTAGAGTACCTCCTTCCATCGGTTCCCCTAACGCAGCTCAAATCCTCAGCCAGCACCTCAAGCTTCCCACCACTAGGTCAATATGGGCATCAGCGTCGACAAAGCCATTCCTTTCCTACTCCGCTCACCAGCTTTGACTCGCCATCAGCCGAAGATGACGAAAACCCCGTTGTCCCGTGGCTGTTATATCTTGTCCGTGCGGAAAATGGCATGACTCGTCTAATGGCAGCTCGCCTCGTGACTGTGCTTTGCCGGCTGGGACTCACGAAAAAACACAGGGTTTCGATGCTCTGTTATCTGCTGATACCAATTTTGCTTCGCATGCTTGATAAGGACTACGATGCATCTGAAGATGGGGTCCAGTATGGTGGACTTATTCCATCAACAAAACGCATTAAAGAAGAAGCTCCGGGTGTACTTGCTGCCTTGGTCGTCGATGATCAAGAATTGCAGAAACATgcggttgaaggagatgcaATCAAACGGCTATCTCAACTTCTCAAGGAAACATACAACCCGGTTCATGAGCCGTCACGATCCATGTGGCACGCAGAAGAGCAGCCAACCACGGAAAGCCTTAACGCAAACCCGCCGGAGTGTCGACTTGGCCCCGCTGGTTACTCACCCCTCAATTTTCACATAATGAGATATCGAGAGAATATTCTCAAAGCATTAGCTGCATTAGTGCCCTTCAAGGACGAGTATCGCAAGGCGGTCTGTGATAATGGAGTTGTCCCATATATCATCGATTCTCTCAAGCCATTTCCAAACACTCTACCAGCCGAACCTAGCCACGGAAACAGTACAAGTGATGGGAACCCAACGCCGACTCTGCTGGCAGCCTGCGGCGCTGCGCGAATGCTCACACGTTCAGTGAGCGTTTTAAGGACGAGTCTCATTGACGCTGGCGTCTCGACTCctttgtttgttttgatTCGCCATCCGGATATTGAAGTACAGATTGCGGCAACATCTGTTATTTGCAACCTTGCTCTTGATTTCAGTCCGATGAAAGAG GCAATCATATCTGCCGAAATCCTTCCCATCTTGTGCGAGCATGCACATTCCTCAAACACTAAACTCCGGATTGAATCCCTATGGGCGCTGAAACATGTCGCTTACAATTCGAAGAGTGACGTcaaaattaagattattgATGGTCTAGGACCGGACTGGATCAAGCAGGTCATTTCCCAGGACCCGACGAGTGTCCTAGCTAAACGAGGACCTGACGAGGAGACAGACAGCAGCACTCCCGGTGGAATGAGCCGAGCCAACTCGGCTGGGGAGCGGGTCGACCTTCTGAATCCAATGGACAATCTTCaggagggcgatgaggaaaTGGCTGATACTCTGCCTACATCAAAATTCAGTCTGGATATGTTCCTTCCAGACACAACCAGACGGCGCAAGCTTGCACTTCACGGCGATCTCGACCAGACAACTCAAACCCGCCGGGATGATATTGCGGCGCAAGAACAGACCCTTGACCTTTTACGCAATGTCGTCTGTGGACCTGATGCACCGGAGATGATCGACCATCTCTTGAAGGCGATCGGTCAGGACTTTTTGCTAGATGCCTTGGCAGACAAACTGCGCCCTCGTTCCATCCAACTGCCACATCGGCGAGACTCGCCAAATAACCGCACTCTCCAGGTCCCAACCGAGATTCTGGTCGCGGTGACGTTCTTTATTATCCATCTCGCCGCAGGTCTCCCGTGGCATCGTCAGCTCATAGTTTCACACCGGGACCTTCTCCGTTATTTGATGGGCTATTTCAACCACAGTCACCGAGATGTGCGGACGAACTGTGTGTGGGTAGTAATAAACCTCACATATGAGGACGATGCCAGCGATCGAGAGGGTTGCCGGAAACGCGCTCTCGAACTGCGCTCGATTGGGGTGCTCGATCGACTGGCTAGTCTCGAGCATGACTCGGATCTCGACGTTCGAGAGCGAACCAAAACAGCACTACATCTGGTAAACTCGTTGACTCATTCTTAG